AGATTATCAGATCCATTCCCTTCATGTATGAATCAGGTAGTTTTGTGGGGTACAGTGTAACGCCGCTTTTCCTCTTGATTGACCACTTATCAACTAAGGTGTTTTCGATACCATTATAGAAGTCTGTGGGAAAACTTTTGGTGATGATCCAGCAGCCCAAAAATTCTCTTAGTTTCCTTAGAATCTTAAacagtttttcaaatttcgATAAATTTATTACATCATAGTTTTTGTCgctttcaaaattcaagaaagacAAATTGTCGATTACTATTCCTCGTAATTGAAAGTTGAAATTATCAACCTGGCACCTCCTTAACGCATCCATGGGAGAGTCATACAGTAACTCTAGAAATACGATTAATCCCGTGATGTTTATGCAAGATAGCGAATTCATGTAGATCGCGCCATGCTGtctttgcttttgttgGGACCATATTGATACTATATCTATGATTAGGATCTTTTCGTCCCCCGTAGTACAATTCACCAACTTTTGCAGCGCTACCGAAGGTTTAAAATCACTTTCAATGATGTGCAAGAACCCTAGTTTACTCTCCTGCTCTTCACTAATTAGGTTTCTTAATTCATTTGGTAGGTTTATATAGTTCTTGGTTGATGTGATGAAGTTTGACAAAGGATAAATTCTAATGTTCTTTAAAACTTCCATCCCATTCCATTCGCTACttcctttctcttttcctaagaattttcattattagaAGGAGTAATGCTTACGGTACACATAcatacacatatatatatataaatatatatatatataaggaCATAtacagatttttttttttcgcgtACTAAAGTAcagaacaaagaaaataagaaaagaaggcgATCATTGAACTACTGTGACTTGCCAATATGGTCTAAAAATTTGTCAATTTCACCTGAAGAACCCAACCAAATAGAAGATTTGTCATGGATATGACTTGGCACCAAATCCAAGATTCTCTCTCCGCGATCGTTGACCGCTTTTCCCCCTGCTTGTTCCATTAAGAAAGCCATTGGGAAGGCCTCATAAAGCAACCTCAGTTTTCCGTTGGGGCTCTTCTTGTCGCAAGGGTATGCGAAAAGGCCACCGTAAAGAAACGTCCTGTGAACATCAGCAACCATGGATCCAACATACCTAGCCGAGAAAGgcttgttgttgttgtctgCTTGGGGTTGTTTGACTTTCTCAATAAATGTTCTTATAGTCTCGTTCCAGTAGAGGGTGTTACCTTCATTAATTGAGTAGATGGCCTTTTGAGGCGGAATTCTTAAGTTAGGATGAGTCAAGATGAATTCGCCCAAGTTTGTGTCTAAGGTAAACCCATCAACTCCATCACCCAATGTCAATACTAGATGCGTAGAGGATCCGTACATGGCATAGCAAGCGGCTACCATTTCTTTACCACATCTCAGTACGTCGTTTATAGTACCTGATGAGTCTGGTAGCAGTCTGAATATAGACGCGATAGTTCCAACGGAGACACCGGCGTCCAAATTTGAGGAGCCATCAATAGGATCACAACA
Above is a genomic segment from Saccharomyces cerevisiae S288C chromosome XII, complete sequence containing:
- the FBP1 gene encoding fructose 1,6-bisphosphate 1-phosphatase (Fructose-1,6-bisphosphatase; key regulatory enzyme in the gluconeogenesis pathway, required for glucose metabolism; undergoes either proteasome-mediated or autophagy-mediated degradation depending on growth conditions; glucose starvation results in redistribution to the periplasm; interacts with Vid30p); its protein translation is MPTLVNGPRRDSTEGFDTDIITLPRFIIEHQKQFKNATGDFTLVLNALQFAFKFVSHTIRRAELVNLVGLAGASNFTGDQQKKLDVLGDEIFINAMRASGIIKVLVSEEQEDLIVFPTNTGSYAVCCDPIDGSSNLDAGVSVGTIASIFRLLPDSSGTINDVLRCGKEMVAACYAMYGSSTHLVLTLGDGVDGFTLDTNLGEFILTHPNLRIPPQKAIYSINEGNTLYWNETIRTFIEKVKQPQADNNNKPFSARYVGSMVADVHRTFLYGGLFAYPCDKKSPNGKLRLLYEAFPMAFLMEQAGGKAVNDRGERILDLVPSHIHDKSSIWLGSSGEIDKFLDHIGKSQ
- the PSY3 gene encoding Psy3p (Component of Shu complex (aka PCSS complex); Shu complex also includes Shu1, Csm2, Shu2, and promotes error-free DNA repair; promotes Rad51p filament assembly; Shu complex mediates inhibition of Srs2p function; Psy3p and Csm2p contain similar DNA-binding regions which work together to form a single DNA binding site; deletion of PSY3 results in a mutator phenotype; deletion increases sensitivity to anticancer drugs oxaliplatin and cisplatin but not mitomycin C); translation: MEVLKNIRIYPLSNFITSTKNYINLPNELRNLISEEQESKLGFLHIIESDFKPSVALQKLVNCTTGDEKILIIDIVSIWSQQKQRQHGAIYMNSLSCINITGLIVFLELLYDSPMDALRRCQVDNFNFQLRGIVIDNLSFLNFESDKNYDVINLSKFEKLFKILRKLREFLGCWIITKSFPTDFYNGIENTLVDKWSIKRKSGVTLYPTKLPDSYMKGMDLIIYREVVDGRPQYRRIAALEE